The Acinonyx jubatus isolate Ajub_Pintada_27869175 chromosome A2, VMU_Ajub_asm_v1.0, whole genome shotgun sequence genomic sequence CTTGACCGGGTCTCTGCCAGGATCCTACCTGCGGGCGAGCGTCTGTGGAgcgtgtgtgtatctgtatgcACGCATGTACGTGGGGACGTCGTCTCCACAAATGGCTGACAAGACTCCTTCTAGCCTTTCTAGCTCAGGATTCAAAGGACATAGACTTTAGTCCTAAGGGGTGGCCTTTTGGAGTTCCAAGTGGCCTTTTGGAGTTCCAAATGGAAAGCCAGAAGTGTTTGCCCAGCTCCTCTAACCTGCTGGGAATCAAACTCAAAACTCTTTCTCTGCTGCCCTGGATGGCAGCCGAAACAATCTGCTCAGGCTTCACATCTGAAGCACCTCTTGCTTTTTGCTGGGCTCCTTGGTTAGTCCTCCGTGCATAGCTCAGCAGGCAGCCTAGCATTTGAGGGGAGTTTGCATGCAGAGTTGAAAGCTTCCTCTCCTGTGGCTTCCTTCCTTTTAGAAAACCCACCTTCAGTCTTCAGCTACTCTGGGGTCCCCCAGACTGTCCTCTGACTGCAAGCCATAACAGCTGGGCCTTGCTGCTTGAATTCCAGCTGTCCCTTGCCATCTAGACTGGGGAGTGCCCTCAGGAAAGAATCCACTTTAATGGAGATGGTTCTGGTCATTCAAGGATTGGGTCCTTGACATCTCTGCCTGCTTTAGGGTACTTGATAGCACCTTCCAGTAGTGGTTTTTCGTGTTTTGTCCGGAGTTGATGATTTTTACCCACGGGAGGGATTCATCTGATACAAACTGCTATGCCATCAGGGGGCCATCCTTTCACGTATCCGTATTTAAAGTGTGTCACCTTTATCTCTGCATTCTGGGTCTGCGGAGGTGGGGAAGACGGTACATTCAGAGCTGAGGTATAGTGTTGAGTGTAAGCACAGGTGGAGGTTAGAGCACAGCTGGCCTCACTGGGTGGGAGGGCTGCACGGAAGAGGTCTTGACTTAGGCTGCGAGAGCCCGGCAGGACTCCAGGGCAGATGGGGCAAGACCGTGGTAACTTGAGTACTGCTGAGCTAAAGGCGGGGGGCCCGTGAGCAAAGCAACCTCAGacgggctgggggcggggtggggtctGAGTAGAAAACATACATCCTCTGGGTAGACTCAACACGAAGAAACAGAAGCAGCCAGGGAGGCCTTAGACTTCAAGCATTTTCAAGGTGCCCCGTACCCATCTGTGAAGGCTGTTGACTAAGGTGCTCCCTGGGTGCTCCCcgttccctgccccttcctgcagCCTGAGGCGGGTTCCCAGGCTGGCCATGAGCCCAAGACCCCTGGAAAGGGAGACTTAGGGGCCACCTTCCACAAAAGAGCAGATGGGTGCGGAAACCTGTAGGGACGTGGTGGTGCCAGAAGCCAAATGCAAAGTCGTGCCCTCAATAGCGCCATTCAGAGAacgcacacacaaaaaagtgatgAAGCATCTCTATTAAATATGGGTCAGCATCTCCCAGTTGCAGTGAGCTGACTCCTCCTATTCATTCCAGCACCCAGCACTGCATGTCGATTCTTTGAGCCCAATATTTTTATCCTCTCAACACGCAATCGGCTTTGGGCCCACAAAAGAAGGTTTAGGTGGGGGCTTGGACATCTCTAATCTCAGAATTTGTCCTTAGGAGGCTTAGGATCAGTACTGATCGTTCAAGGAGACCAAAAGTGGCTTTGGAGAGAGGGTTCTTTGCAAGGTGGGGGAGAAGTGGCGGGACGGTACTCTATAAGAGGAATCAGAGGGTGGGGGGCGTCCCATGAGTAAGATGTCAGGGGAGGAGGAGTTTTATCTGTTCAAGAACATTTCCTTGGTGGGGCCATGGGATGGGCCTCAGTACCACATTGCCCCTGTCTGGGCCTTCCGCCTCCAGGCGGTCTTCATGGGCTTTGTCTTCTTCGTAGGAACACCACTCAATGCCACGGTGCTGGTGGCCACCCTCCGCTACAGAAAGTTGCGGCAGCCACTCAACTATATTCTGGTCAATGTGTCCCTGGGGGGCTTCCTCTACTGCGTCTCCTCTGTCTCCATCGTCTTCATCACCAGCTGTCACGCGTACTTCATCTTTGGCCGCCATGTTTGTGCTTGGGAGGCCTTCATGGGCTGTACGGCAGGTACGCAGGGGAAGGAGACTGGGTGGGGGAGACAAAGGACTGCTCTAGGATTGGAACCAGGAACCAGATTGTTGGGTTAGAGTGGGCCCCTAAAGAGGAGTCTGGGGAAAAGGAGTTTGGTGCTTTTTCTCACCGGGGTGTAAAGCAGCAGAGACTAGAAGTCTGACCAATTGAGTCCCAAACTCCACACCAACCATCAGTCCAACCCTCTGTCTCCCTATGCTTGCTCCACCCTGTCAGTATTCCATTCTGTCTGCCAGGCCGGGTGGGCCCATCTACCCCCAATTACCCTCACATTTCACTACAGGTCTGGTGACAGGCTGGTCACTGGCCTTCCTGGCCTTTGAGCGCTACTTGGTCATCTGTAAGCCCTTCGGCAACTTCCGCTTCAGCTCCAAGCACGCACTGATGGTGGTCCTGGCTACCTGGACCATTGGTATTGGCGTCTCCATCCCACCCTTCTTTGGCTGGAGCCGGTGAGAGTGTAGGGCAGTGGTGCTAATTTAGCTAGGAGCTCAGGTTGGCGTGGGTGGAAAGAATTGGGGATAACCTTTGTCTCTGACCTCCACTTTTAACGAGCGGGTGGAGTAGGTGAGGGCAAGGGCTGTGGGAGGCAACTGCTAACGTTTATCCTGCAGTTGGAATTGCTATAGCCTCAGCTGGTAAAGACAGAAACTGCCCCTGCCTGAAGGTCCGTGGGCATCCTCTGGGTTCTAAGTGGAGAGCATAATCCAGGATCTCAGCTCCACTCCACTCATTTCTGTGGTGAACCCCGCGGTGAGCAAGTGCCTGTCCAGTGGGTGAGTGCTTGGTCCCATGCAGGTTCATCCCCGAGGGCCTGCAGTGTTCCTGTGGCCCTGACTGGTATACCGTGGGCACCAAATACCGCAGCGAGTACTATACCTGGTTCCTCTTCATCTTCTGCTTCATCGTGCCTCTCTCCCTCATCTGCTTCTCCTACATGCAGCTGCTGGGAGCCCTCAGAGTCGTGAGTGATTTGtgtgaggctcagggaggagggGGTCGGGGGCTCCAAGATGGGAGGGAAGAATGGGTGAGTGCTTCAGAACATAAGACctctgggggcatctggctggctcagtcggaagagcacacaattcctgatcttggggtcgtgagttcgaggctCACGTCAGGTGTAGATTacttaacaaacttaaaaaaagaaagaacgttTGACATCTGGAAATGTTCACAGCCAGGTAGAGGAGATGCCTGAAAGCAGTGAaggaagtgggggcagggagaatgaTGAAATGGTGTGAAGAGTAGGGTGGGGTCCTCTCTGCTCAAATGTGTGTCAAGAGATTCTTGTGATCCCTTCCAACGTCAAAGACCAGACAGCCATCTCCATCTGGTCTTCCTCAAGGAAGGAGAACAGGAGGCGCTAGGCCAGAagctgggacagagagaggcaactGGAGCGGATGCCGCCCTGGTGGAAAAGGGTTGAGATCTGGGAGTTGAGGGCCGGGAAGAGGATgtttctctgtgctctgcccagGTCGCAGCCCAGCAACAGGAGTCAGCCTCAACCCAGAAGGCAGAGCGGGAGGTGAGCCgcatggtggtggtgatggtgggatCCTTTTGTGTCTGTTACACACCCTACGCTGCGATGGCCATGTACATGGTCAACAACCGTAACCATGGGCTGGACTTACGGCTTGTCACCATTCCTGCCTTCTTCTCCAAGAGTGCTTGTGTATACAACCCCATCATCTACTGCTTCATGAATAAGCAGGTAAAGCTCTCTATTTACATTCCTATGAGACTCTAGTTCATGAGACCTGGTTCTTTTCTCACCAATGACTTTTAATTCAGAGCACCTTGGACTCTACTCAAAAGGTTTCTAGGGGTGAACAAGGGAAGCTCTCGGTAATAAGCACAGGGAGAAAGGCTTGGTCATTGAAACAATGTAATAGAAcccagagaaaacagaatttgaGCCATAAAAGTCAGGTTGCTCCAAAGGGAAGGATGAGAAGTggaagggttttgttttcttgacaaACAAACAGATTTAACCATCACCCTAAATTCCTAGTGCTTCCATTTCACAAGTTCTTAATCCTTCCCAACTTCCAGCCTGCAGGAGCATATGCAAAGCACAGAAATAACAACATATGCGTAAGTCTCTAAAACAGTTTATCATCTGAAGGTACCAGGTGGCCTCCTATCCCAAATCCTGAATCTGAGCTAATAAAAAAACCCAAGCTCAGATGAATCTAGGAGAGTTCCTATCTTGTGGGGCAAACCCCCTGCTTTGAGAATGCTTAATAGCTGTTTTGTTTCCTTCGTCTTCAGAGATGGGACTCAAAACTCCTGGATGGAAACAAAATTGGCAATCCTTTTCAATTGGGAGCACCTTCTAGTaatggaggggtgggtgggtaggcCTACTCTGGCACCACTTTTGAGTGTCTTATTGAGGCAGGTTGCTTTGTGAGGTTTCCCAACAGTGGAACCTCTGAGCCAAAATGTGGAGGGATTACTGTTGTAGGCCCTGCAGTAGCTCTCAGGATTGGGAAGATGTATTCAAAACCACGAGGAGATGCTGGGTATATGGCACTGTGCGAGGCTTTGGAGATACGGAGAATGAGATCTCTTGCCATTTCCCGATGTCGTCTCTTCTGTACTGGTCTGCATGGGACTAACTCCAATTCTGCCCTTTCCTTCCAGTTCCGAGCTTGCATCATGGAGATGGTGTGTGGGAAGTCCATGACAGATGATTCTGAAATGTCCAGCTCCCAGAAAACTGAAGTTTCTGCTCTCTCTTCCAGCCAGGTTGGCCCAAACTAAGGAGCCATATTGGCTTATTTGCAGCAACTAGGATTTCACATTTAGggaattccttctttctctcaaaaaccaaGCTACTAACAAATGCAGAAGATGGGAAGGGGAATATGGCAAATTTGGGGCATCAACTTCCCATTTTCCTACCATTCCTTTCCTGCCTACAAAGCTGCTGTTCCAGCTGGGTCTACTACAGACCATTCCAAAGGCCATGTCAACAATCCTCCAACTCTAAGTGGCACCATTGACAGCACCTGAGAGCTGATTTCTACATATGGGGCAACTATAAAGGAGGATGGCTGATTTTTCAGTGTATGGGTAACAAttatcttccttttcaaaaacttttttccccccttactgGAGCTCTAAGATGATACAATCTGAATTAGAACAAACATAAACATCTTAGAAATGGGAGAGAtagaaagaacaaactaaacctcAAGTAGGCCCAAAATAGGGGTTTGAAAGAACTTCTTTATGCCATTACCGCCAATCATCACTATAGCTCTGGCAGGGACAGCTGTGTCCAGAAGCTCCTGAGCCAGCATGAATTATTCCAGGTGCTCCCCACCCAATTTGGCTAAACCTATATATCTGTCTTCAGCTGTGTATTAATAGTTAATTCTCTTCATGTTCTCAGAATGAATTTACACACCTTTATACAGTTTATAATGTTCAAAAAGTGTTGAAAAAACTGTTTTACCTTGTACTTTATGCTCCCCCTGTAAAAgcctttttgaaataaaaatcaagataaatGTCGTGTGTACATTCAGGAATGCCTTGTGTTTGGTATCAGATAATTATGTAATGAGCAGCTGGGCTCTTCTCCAGTTATACAGCCtaaggaaagcagagaaggggtACAGCTGTAGTGAGAAGGATGACAGAAGATTTCAGAATTAAGAAAGGAGTAATTAATCTGGGAGAAGGCAGAACTTATCTGGGATGGGAGGGAGTACAGTAAACCTCTAGGAGACCTCcttttctttgacattttataGCACCTGTAATTCTAAGCAAGAGTTCCACttcttaaaagaataaaggacATATGTACCCCACAACGAATGTAAACAGTTTTATTTAGAAACAGATAGGTACCTGTTTGCATTAGAGAATATAAAACTTGGGTTTACACTCTATAAAAAATAACCAGTATCCAAATCCAAGAGAGCTAGCATTCACAGAACACACAATGTGGGTGTGTAGCCACTGTTCACCAGCCTCAGGCTTGACTTAAACCAAAAAGATAATCCAGGGGGATCATTAGAGATTAGAGTATAACACTTGCTGCTGAGCACCCAGCATCCAGAAGTTGCCATTTTAGCGTATGAAGGTTTGCTTTCTAAGTGAGTAACTTTAACATAAGGCCTGGGTTCTCTGTACCTAGTGAGCTGTGAGGCTGTCTTGCCCCAcaactcatgtgctctctttaATCCCAGTTGACATTATTATCTCTGATCTTAACAGTAAAAATGGGGAATCTGGAGAGCAGAGATTTCCACTCCCCTATGCTGGGGTTAAACTTTAAAAGAGTTTATCTACTCTCAAGAGCTCAATGCAAAGGCCAGGATGAAGTTACATGATAATCCGGCATTTTACCAGGCCAAGTAGTCCACTTCAACATGATCATGGAAGACCAAAGGATACACCTAGGTTCAGATTATAATAATCACCCAGCACCACCTGAATGTATTATCCATAaagatatatgaaataataaaggttagatatacatacatttatcttAATAACCTGAGGGCTAAAAAAGTTTGGAATACAATTCTTCTTCTCAAAAGAGGTCCATCTGTAAGAAAGGGACCAAAAAAGACAGAGTTCGTGTTACATAAAATATGGGCAAAGTGTGTTGGGAACAGAAGGTGGCTTCTTCAGCTCTTTCTACAATGTCCCTCTTTGACAAGGATTGGCAATCTGCTGATCCATGATAAACTttttgggggcagtggggagaaggggaaatggggGCAAAGGGAGTGTTGGGTCAAAGGCAAGAAGGTTGAGCAATGGTCCTCAAACCAAAGAGTCCTCTATGTAGGCCCTCTCATCTTTGAGTCTGAGTTCAAGCTCTTCAGCTGACACCGAAATAGGCCTGGTAGTAAGTGGTTAGCATTCTGAGGTATGAGGATCCCTGGTAAATTCAGCAGCATGTGGTTTTTGGAAACCAGCCCACAAGATAAGAACACTGCAACCAAGCTCCTAACTAATACTGCTATTTAACCACTgtctgaaagagaaaggaaagaaaaaaaaaatccccaatacatTGGGAGGTTGTAAGCTTCATTTCATATAAGGGGGTCCAAATAATCTATTTTAGGGTTTCTTAACAGAACCCTCATTCAGTGATTTCTCTTGTTAAAGGCACTTTCAATGACATAATTGGAAAGGAATACAATTTGCAGTGAAAGCAAGATTAATTCCCAGAACACCTGGGGAGACAGGAGCTGAATGGGGCACTTACAGTGATTCAATAGGCAAGACAGTCTTGAGCACTTCAACAGACGCACACCCAGAAAAAAGTGCCCTGAAAACACTTgtatttttcccttaattttccAGCTGTTTCTATGTATAACTCTGTAAAGAGATCACACTCACTACTTGATTTTCAAGACACTGGCCCTAACTCTTCCCACCACAGCTGTGCCCAGCAAAATTAGCAAACAGCTAGTCctactgggaagaaaaaaaatgaacaaaatcaagtCGAGCCAAGCTTCCTGACAGCACAGGGATCTGTCCTTACCCAGATAATGCCACGATCAATTGCTGGACCTATAGCAACTGAATGGACTATGTGGCCCCTACTACTTATAAAACATACTTTCAACAGGCAAGGTtaagtgttctctctctaaatattaattgtggggcattttttttttcccttttctctctcctaaacATTTCTTATTGATCTCaggctttaaaaaattagttaagtcagaattataaaaattatatggcaagGGTTGAGAAAGAGTGAAGGGCTAATATTTGCCTACAAGCGTGAGTTGAGGATGTTGATCCTTCATATCATACTCCCAACCagagaacaaatacaaaaataaacacaccatGTTATACATAATACAAAGTGTAAATCTACAAACACAAGTGTACTAATTAGAGTTGTTCCTCAGAAGCACGGTTCCCTCCAGTCCCtcaaagaggaggaggaatggggaCGGGATGGTTTTCATTACGCCTTTTCAGGtcttaaaaaaagtttgtaataACAGTCTCAGTAGCGCAAACAATTTCATGTGAAACCAGAAgctgtaaaaataaattacttttgaaGAAATGCAGGTTCTTCTGTCTGCAGCTCAGAACTCATCGTGTCGTACTAAGGCCTCACCAAAATCTGTGGCCTGGCTGCCCACAAATAAATCATACTTGTCAACAATCTCCTCCTTGGTAAGCTTGCCATCCTGAAACCAGAGAGAAGAGTGAATTGCGGCAAAACAGATTTCCCATTTCAAATTTAGAAACACTGCTATAGAACAAAAGGGGTTAGGATTTGAGATTCTAATTCCACTAAATTAAATGGGAACTCAATCCTCATCCCTGACCCCTTCCACATACAGAGGGAAGAAAGCaacaatacatttttcttaagttaaaactggaagaatggaaataatatagCTCAATAACTTAATGCTAGAGATATGTCAAGCAAGATGTGGGACATCTTCTAGGTATAGGTAAGAGATAGGAAGAACTGGGTAAAATAAAGTGAATCAAGTCACTGCCTCACAGGAACAATGAAATCTGCTAACATCCTTACATAGTCCTCACCCCCACTACACTGTAGCCACCAATCAGATTCCAGACATAACCCCAAATGAAGGCTGAGACACTCATCTCAAACATTACGTAAGCCAGATTCCCAAGATTTGACCTTACgagtttctttttctcacataGCTCAGTCAGGACACAGCACTTGGCTACTTTAAGTGACTGAAGCAAGAACTCAAAACAGACCGACCCTTAAAAAGGCTTGATGATAAAACACTGCATTTGAAACAGAAGACAGGCTTAGACAGGAGAAATATTCAGAATGCAAACCCCGCCCCTGTCTTTAGATTGACTTTCAGCTCACTCTAAGCAAAGCATTCATATTGCTGAAAAGGTGACAGGGCTTAGTGATAATACCACTCTTTTAATGAACCAAATGCCTCAGATAATTGATTGAGGACAATTTTAACAGGCTCCAGAGAAAAGGTGATTTACAACATAACTACTaagaatttagttttaaaaagcatatttaagaaggaaatgatcagggtgcctgagtggttcagtcggttgagcgtccgacttcggctcaggtcatgatctcacggttcgtgactttgagccctgcattgggctctgtgctgacagctcggagcctggagcctgcttcagattctgtgtctccctctgtctctggcccttcccctcttgagctctgtctctctcaaaaataaataaacattaataaaaaaaatttttgtttaaataaaaaaaaataaaaataaaaaaaaagagggagatgaccAACTTTAAGTAGGGAAAATGAGCCTATGATagataaaagaacaaaggaaataatggggaaaaaaaattagggaaaatttCCTGGGGATCCAAAGGTAACAGATGAAGCACGCTGGGCACAGGCTACGTACAGAGGCTCTTTGCTGAAGCCAAATGCCTCCAATGGTGTGAACACTGGGCAAAGGGATTTCTAAAATGAGATCAGATAGCTAGCACTGCCCTGTAAGTTTTCAATCGCCAACTTAAGATTTGCAGCAGACTTAGACTAATTAAGACCTTACATGCTCTATGTACCTCAACAGGAATGTTTTAGGTAATCCCCTAGAAACAGACTTTGATCACTGCTAGGTTGTTTGGGCCTGGCCAGACTTACCTTGTTCTGGTCTGATTCATACACTAGGTGTCTGGCTTCTGCCTCTGCATGATCATAGTCTGAGGGGAGGATCCAGTCTTTGGTCTCTTCCTTGTCCATCTTCCCATCACGGTTCTTATCTCGAAACTCAACAAattgttctctttctgtctttaccCATTCTGGCTCATCAGCATTTCCATCATGGCTGTACATGTCACCTACGTACATAGACATACATAATACAAAAGGTGAGTATTTTTCCCAAGACTGCCACATGCTAATCTGGCTTAACTTTTCCCCTATCTGGAACGTAGTAGCAGTTACAAGGCTATTTTATAGGTCAGAGAGGCCTGAGAAAGCAAGGCATTTTCCTGAGGTTTAACTAATGACCTTTAAGAATATTTCCAGCTGTTGATTTTGAGTTAGTGAGTCCAAAAAGAATCCTTAGcccttaaaaattgaaaaaataaagggagatgACTAACATCCAGAAAGATAAAGGCTAACTTTCAAAAGATAGTTGTTTCCTACATTCCTTTTCAATCCAAGGTAACTAGTTAAACCTGACTATTGGTATTAGAAAGGTGCTATTTTAAATTCTCAAGAAAACTTGAGAAGTGTAGACTAGAAGCCCAAACTGTCTACCAATTACTAAGtatatttcagaacattttttaagAACCTACTTCTAAAAATAATGGGTATATTCTTATATAGCCATAATGTCATTATCATGTTTCACAAAATCAATTTTTTGGTATTACTGAATACTCAGTCCAAATCTGAATTTACTATTATCTTCTAAAGATAGTTTGTTCAAATTACTTCTATGAATGCTGGTGGCTAAGAAGTTGTTAATGTATACCTGAATTTTGCTAGATTTAAGAGTTAAGGTACTTTGAAATTCAGTATTTGCAACCAACAGAGATTCTTCTTTACAGCTATTTAAAGATAccaattttaggggcgcctgggtggctcagtcggttaagcgtccgacttcagctcaggtcacgatctcgtggtccgtgagttcgagccccgcgtcgggctctgggctgatggctcagagcctggagcctgcttccgattctgtgtctccctctctctctgcccctcccccgttcatgctctgtctctgtctcaaaaataaacgttaaaaaaaaaaatttaaagataccaATTTTAAAACGTGcaataaaatactgttttgtcAAAATTTTTTTAGACTTATGTGAATGAAAAAGTCTGAAGATTCCTGAGGTATATACATCAGTGTATGTGCATTGTATGCAAGGTACGGGAGCATACCTTATATACGTCTAAATGGTTTCCAGCAGTTCTAAGCAAAGGTATTTAGTTGTGGTAAAGGTTTTATACGTAGGAACCCACAAAATGGAGACGGCCCAAGTCACAAATCTGAACACAAGTTAGCCTGCACTTAGAGGAAACACCATACTGCCAAGGAAATTTAACGTACACCAATCACAATCCTCCAACTCATATTCAGCTACTTTACCTGACCCTAGAAAATAGGACCTGCTAGCCAGTCATGCTGTTTCTACGCTGCTGCTTCTAATGCTTTATAAAACTCGGCTCTTGCCCAAAATCCCTTGGGAAGAGAGAGCGCTCCACTGCTTGTTGGGCACAACGATCCCCAGTCTATAGGCTGTTTTCCCTTGAATAAAGGATGAACTCATTACTAAAATGTATTATTGTCACCTGACAGTTGGTACTGTCATTTTCCTGAACTTGAGGGCTAAGAGTAGAactacttctgttttgtttttttttttaacgtttatttttgagacagagagagacagagcatgaacgggggagggtc encodes the following:
- the OPN1SW gene encoding short-wave-sensitive opsin 1: MSKMSGEEEFYLFKNISLVGPWDGPQYHIAPVWAFRLQAVFMGFVFFVGTPLNATVLVATLRYRKLRQPLNYILVNVSLGGFLYCVSSVSIVFITSCHAYFIFGRHVCAWEAFMGCTAGLVTGWSLAFLAFERYLVICKPFGNFRFSSKHALMVVLATWTIGIGVSIPPFFGWSRFIPEGLQCSCGPDWYTVGTKYRSEYYTWFLFIFCFIVPLSLICFSYMQLLGALRVVAAQQQESASTQKAEREVSRMVVVMVGSFCVCYTPYAAMAMYMVNNRNHGLDLRLVTIPAFFSKSACVYNPIIYCFMNKQFRACIMEMVCGKSMTDDSEMSSSQKTEVSALSSSQVGPN